A portion of the Microlunatus phosphovorus NM-1 genome contains these proteins:
- the nth gene encoding endonuclease III: MSQSASSAGVVEAVVDTLPNAGGRVGGRNRGGDVSRTALVRRARTINRVLHETYPDAHCELDFSTPLELLVATVLSAQTTDKRVNLITPILFARYPTAAAYAAADRMELEELLKPVGFFRAKSDTLLKLGAALTENFGGEVPGKLAQLVTLPGVGRKTANVVLGNAFGVPGITVDTHFGRLARRFGWTTSVDPDQVERDVGALFPRKDWTQLCHNVIWHGRRRCHARNPACGACPVARWCPAYGEGETDPVKAEKLVREPRG, encoded by the coding sequence ATGTCACAGAGCGCGTCTTCCGCCGGTGTCGTCGAAGCCGTGGTGGACACCCTGCCCAATGCCGGGGGGCGGGTTGGTGGGAGGAATCGAGGGGGCGATGTGTCACGGACGGCCCTGGTCCGGCGCGCGCGCACCATCAACCGGGTGCTGCACGAGACCTATCCCGACGCTCACTGCGAGCTCGACTTCAGCACTCCTCTCGAGCTGCTGGTCGCGACGGTCCTGTCCGCCCAGACCACGGACAAACGGGTCAACCTGATCACGCCGATCCTGTTCGCGCGCTATCCCACCGCAGCGGCGTACGCGGCGGCCGATCGGATGGAGCTGGAGGAGTTGCTGAAGCCGGTCGGCTTCTTTCGGGCGAAGTCCGACACGCTGCTCAAGCTGGGTGCGGCCCTGACGGAGAACTTCGGTGGTGAGGTGCCAGGCAAGCTGGCGCAGCTGGTCACCCTCCCTGGGGTCGGACGCAAGACCGCCAATGTGGTGCTCGGCAACGCGTTCGGGGTGCCGGGCATCACCGTCGACACGCACTTCGGCCGGTTGGCTCGGCGATTCGGCTGGACGACCTCGGTCGACCCCGATCAGGTGGAACGGGACGTCGGTGCGCTCTTCCCGCGCAAGGATTGGACCCAGCTCTGCCACAACGTGATCTGGCACGGCCGGCGGCGCTGTCATGCCCGCAATCCGGCCTGCGGGGCGTGTCCGGTTGCTCGCTGGTGCCCGGCGTACGGGGAGGGCGAGACCGATCCGGTCAAGGCGGAGAAGCTGGTTCGCGAGCCGCGCGGATGA